One Lutzomyia longipalpis isolate SR_M1_2022 chromosome 4, ASM2433408v1 DNA segment encodes these proteins:
- the LOC129795347 gene encoding transcription factor grauzone-like: protein MEHKDVKEEFTSSTILCRLCLIQNSSYRNVFNDNDQEIISSLRILIGISIDPADNWPKTICTRCMNRIEDFQEFQRTAHESAGRLRRVFGEAHSEENKDITPHVGTAVFLSSGSGEDVKDEGLLKFLIKEEDTDASSDDSYHPFEAEDVEVKNEEEDEAKPGDSIKRLLRSSKRLSKTPPREQLKHGELKKRGRKRKTTLEAVKGLKEEPSPEVEDATKSKVKYRDRKRKMVVSEEVDAAIHTFYKMECELCHVNYVRFADLQKHFRIEHLRRGYVVCCGKKLNSPKKLQIHMNNHKSPSKHECTLCQKNYKSEDTLLMHKKLQHTPMEERKFSCDICQRRFALVGALRRHMIVHVEKEDKKHVCKTCGQAFALANMLVSHIRRVHENACISICDICAKVYRDKFLFKKHMMEHRNELKPNVPCPVCGKLFTYRLAMKRHLRRHNTSGSLECHICRHVSANQQALREHIKLNHMERKLYECSLCEKIFKKRENLKEHMASHTGKFLYECAYCAKQFNNSSNYYSHKQKVHPVEWQAEREKRLAAQPYQKAAVAKDQTQETTQE from the coding sequence aTGGAGCATAAAGACGTTAAGGAGGAATTTACCAGCTCCACCATTTTGTGTCGCCTTTGCTTGATCCAGAACTCATCGTACAGGAACGTCTTTAACGATAATGATCAGGAGATAATTTCCTCCTTGAGGATTCTCATTGGAATCTCAATCGATCCTGCTGATAATTGGCCAAAAACCATCTGCACGAGATGCATGAACAGGATTGAAGATTTCCAGGAATTCCAGAGGACAGCCCACGAAAGTGCTGGACGTCTGAGGAGAGTCTTCGGGGAGGCGCACAGTGAAGAGAACAAGGACATTACCCCGCATGTTGGAAcggctgtgtttctttcatcGGGAAGCGGTGAAGATGTCAAGGATGAAGGATTGTTGAAGTTTCtcataaaagaagaagacaCTGATGCCAGCAGCGATGACAGTTATCATCCTTTTGAAGCAGAAGACGTTGAAGTgaagaatgaagaagaagatgaagcaAAGCCAGGGGATTCCATAAAGCGTCTTTTGAGGAGTTCAAAAAGATTATCAAAGACTCCTCCGCGAGAACAGTTAAAGCAtggagaattaaaaaaacgtGGCAGGAAACGGAAGACAACGCTGGAGGCAGTGAAAGGATTGAAGGAGGAGCCATCTCCGGAGGTAGAAGACGCAACAAAATCCAAAGTAAAATATCGCGACAGGAAGCGTAAGATGGTTGTTAGTGAGGAGGTCGATGCAGCCATTCATACCTTCTATAAAATGGAATGTGAACTATGTCATGTAAACTATGTACGTTTTGCTGATCTCCAGAAGCACTTCCGGATTGAGCATTTGCGTCGTGGGTATGTTGTATGCTGCGGAAAGAAGCTTAACTCCCCCAAGAAGCTACAGATCCACATGAATAACCACAAGAGCCCGTCAAAGCACGAATGCACGTTGTGTCAGAAGAACTACAAGAGTGAAGATACCCTACTGATGCATAAGAAGTTGCAGCATACTCCCATGGAGGAGCGAAAGTTCAGCTGTGATATATGCCAGCGACGTTTTGCCCTGGTCGGAGCGCTACGGCGGCATATGATTGTCCACGTTGAGAAGGAAGATAAGAAACATGTCTGTAAGACGTGTGGACAGGCCTTTGCTCTTGCCAACATGCTCGTAAGCCACATACGCCGCGTCCATGAGAATGCGTGCATTTCCATATGCGACATTTGCGCCAAGGTGTACAGGGATAAGTTTCTCTTTAAGAAGCACATGATGGAGCACAGGAATGAATTGAAGCCAAATGTTCCCTGTCCAGTCTGTGGGAAACTCTTCACATATCGCCTGGCAATGAAGCGTCATCTACGGCGGCATAACACTTCCGGTTCCCTGGAATGCCACATCTGTCGTCATGTATCTGCTAATCAGCAGGCACTGCGGGAACACATTAAGCTCAATCATATGGAGAGGAAACTCTATGAATGCAGCCTCTGTGAAAAGATCTTcaagaaaagggaaaatctGAAGGAACATATGGCCTCCCAtactggaaaatttctctacGAATGTGCCTACTGTGCAAAGCAATTCAACAATAGTTCCAACTACTACAGCCACAAGCAGAAAGTACATCCTGTTGAATGGCAAGCTGAGAGGGAGAAGAGACTTGCAGCCCAGCCATATCAGAAGGCAGCCGTTGCGAAGGATCAGACGCAGGAAACAACACAGGAATGA
- the LOC129795352 gene encoding transcription factor grauzone-like gives MEHTEIKEEETFSISSSNICRICLIEGSTYFNVFAEDYTGPEIIDTVRNLIGISISPLDNWPKNFCISCIETIQKFQSLLTKVQQNEGRLIDAFGAYQLHDDEQKSDITFTAIPTNPEFISTEVKEECSPIDPIEGGFSDTCEDTLDVKDDPPVAKPKKRGRKPRKLLENPSNVPAKKTEKVKQPTDKATDDRISAAVQEFYKMDCILCNIPFPTFADVQAHFRNEHNGRGYIVCCGKKLNSPKKLQDHMNNHINPVRHQCSECLKFYKTEYSLITHKRLQHTPIEERQYCCDKCPKRFALVGALTAHMLVHIAPEQKKHICETCGQAFALKTILVQHVRRVHENACVSVCDICAKVFRTKSLFEKHVLEHSTMIKPTIPCTVCGKMFKHRIAMRKHMRRHNTSGSLACSFCTHVSANQQALSEHIKYNHTKRKTFQCSLCEGIFRSRVSLKEHMASHTGQVLYECRYCSKQFNSNANYFRHIKVSHPVEWEAEKQKKMAKDVFVKPETKSE, from the coding sequence ATGGAGCACACGGAAATCAAGGaagaagaaacattttccatcaGTTCCAGTAACATCTGCCGTATTTGTCTGATTGAGGGATCAACATACTTCAACGTATTCGCTGAAGACTACACCGGTCCGGAGATCATTGACACCGTAAGAAATCTCATTGGGATTAGCATCTCACCTCTTGACAACTGGCCAAAGAATTTCTGCATCAGCTGCATAGAGACTATCCAGAAGTTCCAGTCACTACTAACTAAAGTCCAGCAAAATGAAGGTCGTTTAATTGATGCTTTTGGTGCGTATCAGTTGCATGATGATGAGCAGAAGTCTGATATCACCTTCACTGCCATCCCAACTAATCCGGAATTCATTTCAACGGAAGTTAAGGAAGAATGTTCACCAATAGATCCAATAGAAGGAGGCTTCAGTGATACGTGTGAAGATACGTTGGATGTTAAGGATGATCCACCTGTTGCTAAGCCCAAGAAACGAGGAAGGAAACCACGGAAGCTCCTCGAAAACCCTTCAAATGTACCTGCAAAGAAGACTGAGAAAGTCAAACAACCAACAGATAAGGCTACTGATGATAGGATCAGTGCAGCTGTTCAGGAATTCTACAAAATGGACTGTATCCTGTGCAATATCCCCTTTCCAACTTTCGCAGATGTTCAAGCTCACTTCCGCAATGAGCATAACGGTCGTGGGTACATTGTGTGCTGTGGTAAGAAGCTAAATTCCCCCAAGAAGCTCCAGGATCACATGAATAATCACATAAACCCAGTCAGGCATCAATGCAGCGAATGCTTAAAGTTCTACAAGACTGAATATAGCTTAATAACGCATAAAAGGTTGCAGCATACGCCCATTGAGGAGCGTCAATACTGCTGCGATAAATGCCCCAAACGTTTTGCCCTCGTTGGAGCTCTCACGGCCCACATGCTCGTCCACATTGCCCCAGAACAGAAGAAGCATATTTGCGAAACATGCGGACAAGCATTTGCCCTAAAAACCATCCTTGTGCAGCATGTACGTCGTGTGCATGAGAATGCTTGCGTGTCCGTTTGCGATATTTGCGCCAAAGTTTTTCGCACAAAGAGTCTCTTCGAGAAGCACGTACTGGAGCATAGTACAATGATAAAGCCCACAATCCCATGTACAGTGTgtgggaaaatgtttaaacaTCGTATAGCCATGAGGAAGCATATGCGTCGTCATAATACATCAGGCTCCTTAGCGTGTTCCTTCTGCACCCATGTATCGGCAAATCAACAAGCACTGAGTGAGCATATAAAGTACAATCATACAAAACGGAAAACATTCCAATGTAGCTTgtgtgaaggaattttccgCAGTCGGGTGTCCCTGAAGGAGCATATGGCCTCCCACACTGGGCAAGTACTCTATGAATGTCGCTACTGCTCTAAGCAATTCAACAGCAATGCCAACTACTTCCGGCACATAAAGGTGTCGCATCCGGTTGAGTGGGAGGCGGAAAAGCAgaagaaaatggcaaaagatGTTTTTGTTAAGCCTGAAACAAAGTCAGAATAA
- the LOC129795348 gene encoding transcription factor grauzone-like, whose amino-acid sequence MENEDVKKEFTSSTILCRLCLIQNSSYRNVFNDDDQEIISSLRNLIGISIDPADNWPKTICTRCMNRIEDFQEFQRTAHESAGRLRRVFGEAHSEEKKDITLHIGTAVFLSSGTGEEVKDEGLLKDPIKEEDTDASSDESNRPFDAEDVEVKNEEDEEKPGDSIKRLLRSSKRLSKTPPREQLKHGELKKRGRKRKTTLEATEGLKEEPSPKVEAATKSKVKYRDRKRKMVVSEEVDAAIHTFYKMECELCHVQYVRFADLQKHFRIEHLRRGYVVCCGKKLNSPKKLQIHMNNHKSPSKHECTLCQKNYKSEDTLLMHKKLQHTPMEERKFSCDICQRRFALVGALRRHMIVHVAKEDKKHVCKTCGQAFALANMLVSHIRRVHENACISICDICAKVYRHKYLFEKHMMEHRNELKPNVPCPVCGKLFTYRLAMKRHLRRHNTSGSLECHICRHVSANQQALREHIKLNHMERKLYECSLCERIFRTRKALKEHMASHTGKFLYECAYCAKQFNNNANYYSHKKNVHPVEWQAEREKRLAAQPYQKAAVAKDQTQETTQE is encoded by the coding sequence ATGGAGAATGAAGACGTTAAGAAGGAATTTACCAGCTCCACCATTTTGTGTCGCCTTTGCTTGATCCAAAACTCATCATACAGGAACGTTTTTAACGATGATGATCAGGAGATAATTTCCTCCTTAAGGAATCTCATTGGAATCTCAATTGATCCTGCTGATAATTGGCCCAAAACCATCTGCACGAGATGCATGAACAGGATTGAAGACTTCCAGGAATTCCAGAGGACAGCCCACGAAAGTGCCGGACGTCTGAGAAGAGTCTTCGGGGAGGCGCATAGTGAAGAAAAGAAGGACATTACCCTGCATATTGGAACAGCTGTGTTCCTTTCATCGGGAACCGGTGAAGAGGTCAAGGATGAAGGATTACTGAAGGATCCcataaaagaagaagacaCTGATGCCAGCAGCGATGAAAGTAATCGTCCTTTTGATGCAGAAGACGTTGAAGTAAAGaatgaagaagatgaagaaaagcCAGGAGATTCCATAAAGCGTCTTTTAAGGAGTTCAAAAAGATTATCAAAGACTCCTCCGCGAGAACAGTTAAAGCAtggagaattaaaaaaacgtGGCAGGAAACGGAAGACAACGCTGGAGGCAACGGAAGGATTGAAGGAGGAGCCATCTCCGAAGGTAGAAGCCGCAACAAAATCCAAAGTAAAATATCGCGACAGGAAGCGTAAGATGGTTGTTAGTGAGGAGGTCGATGCAGCCATTCATACCTTTTATAAAATGGAATGTGAACTGTGTCATGTACAGTATGTACGTTTTGCTGATCTCCAAAAGCACTTCCGGATTGAGCATTTGCGTCGTGGGTATGTTGTATGCTGCGGAAAGAAGCTTAACTCCCCCAAGAAGCTACAGATCCACATGAATAACCACAAGAGCCCGTCAAAGCACGAATGCACATTGTGTCAGAAGAACTACAAGAGTGAAGATACCCTGTTGATGCATAAGAAGTTGCAGCATACTCCCATGGAGGAGCGAAAGTTCAGCTGTGATATATGCCAGCGACGTTTTGCCCTGGTCGGTGCGCTACGGCGGCATATGATTGTCCACGTTGCGAAGGAAGATAAGAAGCATGTCTGTAAGACGTGTGGACAGGCCTTTGCTCTTGCCAACATGCTCGTAAGTCACATACGCCGCGTCCATGAGAATGCGTGCATTTCCATATGCGACATTTGCGCCAAGGTGTACAGGCATAAGTATCTCTTTGAGAAGCACATGATGGAGCACAGAAATGAATTGAAGCCAAATGTCCCCTGTCCAGTCTGTGGGAAACTCTTCACCTATCGCCTGGCAATGAAGCGTCATCTACGGCGGCATAACACTTCCGGTTCCCTGGAATGCCACATCTGTCGTCATGTATCTGCTAATCAGCAGGCACTGCGGGAACACATAAAGCTCAATCATATGGAGAGGAAACTCTATGAATGCAGCCTCTGTGAAAGGATCTTCAGGACGAGGAAAGCTCTGAAGGAACATATGGCCTCCCACACGGGAAAGTTTCTCTATGAATGTGCCTACTGTGCGAAGCAATTCAACAATAATGCCAACTACTACAGCCACAAGAAAAACGTTCATCCTGTTGAGTGGCAAGCTGAGAGGGAGAAGAGACTTGCAGCCCAGCCATATCAGAAGGCAGCCGTTGCTAAAGATCAGACGCAGGAAACAACACAGGAATGA
- the LOC129795371 gene encoding MICOS complex subunit MIC27, producing MFAATPVAASSGSSEAPKADKLSSPFICKPSELPLYASLHDQVKKDACKHCEPSSASYKSDIEGAIRVVRVEVCEAAKLVSDNKKQISDAYDRAKDQTLFIRNYLNEEQNTIPRIGAVAIGGLTGFIFGLRGGIFRRLFYGSLGAGAIAAICYPKEAEKVTQQGLAEAKKYSTIAINFAYGVKPGDEQINLPKIPTSLDELKESLSGLATSAKKTVFPDK from the exons ATGTTTGCGGCAACTCCTGTGGCTGCTTCCTCTGGGAGTTCTGAGGCTCCCAAAGCGGATAAACTGTCCTCACCATTTATCTGCAAACCATCTGAGCTGCCCCTCTATGCATCCCTCCACGATCAAGTCAa GAAGGATGCTTGCAAGCACTGTGAGCCTTCTTCGGCTTCCTACAAGTCTGACATTGAGGGGGCTATCCGTGTGGTGAGGGTGGAAGTGTGTGAAGCAGCCAAGTTGGTCAGTGATAACAAGAAACAGATTTCTGATGCCTACGACAGGGCCAAGGATCAAACTCTCT TCATCCGGAATTATCTGAATGAGGAACAGAATACGATCCCACGTATTGGAGCTGTGGCAATTGGTGGGTTGACGGGATTCATCTTTGGCCTTCGCGGAGGCATCTTCCGGCGCCTCTTCTACGGCTCACTGGGAGCTGGAGCAATTGCAGCCATTTGCTACCCCAAGGAGGCTGAGAAGGTGACCCAGCAGGGACTGGCAGAGGCCAAGAAGTACTCAACAATCGCAATAAACTTCGCTTATGGCGTCAAACCGGGTGATGAGCAGATAAATCTTCCCAAGATCCCCACAAGCCTGGATGAGCTGAAGGAGAGTCTCTCGGGACTGGCCACTTCAGCCAAGAAAACCGTCTTCCCGGACAAATAG
- the LOC129795206 gene encoding zinc finger protein Xfin-like → METEWIKEELTVSSIICRLCLIQDAEYQEIFTEGSDIPEILFSLMGISVSEFDNWPKRICMRCLSKIKDFQDLATEARKNEGRLITVFGEYELGKAEQDLLSLSPIFMESVKDEDVKENCPEEESQEREEEEGKKFEDEDQEEEDKESVEEDPPEPPDDDDCWSPPSCSDIESEVSDLSEAELEEMKKRKPPTRSQKISEDPSKSNQEDPKTSTKEKGPKQKRRPPQKFVMTKQTKEKIRTFFKMECPICKTTHASFTAIKMHFKREHDCPGYIICCKGRLKSHKMLAVHMRKHLDPLRLECPDCRKVFNSHENLRIHRLNKHTPEEEMEFVCDKCSKRFATKYSLTSHMMMHMSREEKKHVCSTCGAAFARSYILKSHIERVHGDPTMMVCEICAKSYTTRYNFERHMLRHKGKLKKTIPCSICGKLFLTRSQMKTHLRRHDTSTATACHLCSHVSVNGQALKEHITKNHMPVVNKYKCTMCERDFKRKVHLREHIAIHTGEMLYKCDFCPRQFYNGGFLYQHRKAVHPKEWAEKQAQKGRAVKNPKGRARKNLQRIKILLKKTKIVRRDSTDFPHFLPRMEDLLNIKEEFTASSILCRLCLIQNSSYFEVFEDDASSEIAETLTNLIGIPINPLDNWPKSICMGCFQKIHDFQTLAVKARENEFRLSEVFGEYKPEVKLPQKSAPVHVKLEENDGEIKEEDSEGISDRESPEQAIKEESDGETSAPSGSSEIPEKRITRSRISRKKVQRKRGRKRKASLEEKEEDVDEEENQSEVPEVDEDGRKRKDTRRLRDEKIDEEIHAFFKMECVLCNIPFPRFADVQVHFRKEHKRRGYVVCCGKKLLRPMKLYEHMQDHVNPTKHQCSICQKYYKSDQGLRVHKKLQHTPPELRKFRCDKCPQSFALISALTAHMISHMAPEEKTHKCDACGQAFALKTILVQHVRRVHENACVKVCEICAKVFRSKDTFEKHMGEHMNVQPNVPCTICGKLFKHRLAMQRHRYRHNTSGSLECPICQRVAANRQALHEHIKHNHRERKTFQCSICERIFKSRVSLKEHMASHTGQVLYQCLFCPKQFNSNANYFRHNKMSHPVEWEAEKEKRRAERINAEMKDK, encoded by the exons atggaaaCTGAGTGGATAAAGGAAGAACTAACAGTAAGCAGTATAATTTGTCGTCTCTGCCTCATTCAGGATGCAGAATATCAGGAAATCTTCACTGAAGGATCGGATATTCCGGAGATTCTTTTCAGCTTGATGGGAATCTCTGTGTCGGAGTTCGATAACTGGCCCAAGAGGATCTGTATGAGATGCCTGAGTAAGATTAAGGACTTTCAGGATCTTGCCACGGAAGCTCGGAAGAATGAAGGACGCCTGATAACGGTTTTTGGGGAGTATGAGCTGGGTAAGGCAGAGCAGGACCTACTTTCTCTTTCCCCGATATTTATGGAGTCTGTCAAGGATGAAGATGTTAAGGAAAATTGTCCGGAGGAAGAATCTCAAGAACGTGAagaagaggaaggaaaaaagttTGAAGATGAAGATCaggaagaagaagacaaagaatCCGTTGAAGAAGATCCTCCAGAGCCTCCAGATGATGATGATTGTTGGTCACCACCCAGTTGTAGTGATATTGAATCAGAAGTTAGTGATTTGAGTGAAGCAGAACTTGAGGaaatgaagaagagaaaaccACCAACCAGATCTCAGAAAATCTCCGAAGATCCCTCCAAAAGCAATCAGGAAGATCCAAAAACATCCACAAAGGAGAAAGGACCAAAACAGAAGAGAAGACCACCCCAAAAGTTCGTTATGACGAAGCaaacaaaagagaaaattcgaaCTTTCTTCAAGATGGAGTGCCCTATTTGTAAGACAACCCACGCATCATTTACCGCCATTAAGATGCATTTTAAGCGTGAGCACGATTGCCCCGGGTACATCATATGCTGCAAAGGACGCCTAAAGTCACATAAGATGCTTGCAGTTCACATGCGAAAGCATCTGGACCCTCTACGCCTGGAGTGTCCGGATTGCAGGAAAGTCTTcaattcacatgaaaatctCCGGATTCACAGGCTCAATAAGCACACTCCCGAGGAAGAGATGGAATTTGTCTGCGATAAATGCTCAAAACGCTTTGCAACAAAATACAGCTTGACAAGTCACATGATGATGCATATGTCGCGCGAGGAGAAGAAGCACGTGTGCAGCACATGCGGTGCAGCTTTCGCCCGGAGCTACATCCTCAAAAGTCACATTGAGCGCGTTCATGGCGATCCCACGATGATGGTGTGTGAGATCTGTGCTAAATCCTATACGACGCGATACAACTTTGAACGGCATATGCTGCGGCACAAAGGGAAGCTcaaaaaaacaattccttGCAGCATATGCGGCAAGCTCTTCCTTACGCGCAGTCAAATGAAGACTCACCTCCGACGCCATGATACTTCCACCGCTACGGCGTGCCACCTCTGCAGTCATGTATCAGTTAATGGGCAAGCTCTTAAGGAGCATATAACGAAGAATCATATGCCGGTCGTTAATAAGTACAAGTGCACAATGTGCGAGAGAGATTTCAAAAGGAAAGTTCATCTTCGGGAGCATATAGCCATTCATACGGGGGAAATGCTCTACAAGTGCGATTTCTGTCCGAGGCAGTTCTACAATGGGGGCTTCCTCTATCAGCACCGGAAGGCCGTTCATCCCAAAGAATGGGCAGAGAAGCAAGCCCAAAAGGGACGTGCTGTGAAAAATCCAAAGGGAAGAGCAAGAAAG AATCTTCAAAGGATAAagatattgttaaaaaaaacaaagattgtaagaaga GACTCCACGGATTTTCCGCATTTCCTGCCCAGAATGGAAGATTTGCTGAACATTAAGGAAGAATTTACAGCATCCAGTATTCTCTGTCGTCTCTGCCTCATCCAGAATTCATCATACTTTGAGGTATTTGAGGATGATGCCTCATCTGAGATTGCTGAAACACTGACAAATCTCATTGGGATCCCCATAAATCCCCTCGACAACTGGCCAAAGAGCATTTGTATGGGCTGTTTTCAAAAAATCCATGACTTCCAGACATTGGCCGTTAAAGCCCGCGAGAATGAGTTTCGTCTCTCTGAGGTTTTTGGGGAATACAAACCGGAAGTTAAATTGCCCCAGAAAAGCGCGCCAGTTCATGTAAAACTAGAGGAGAATGATGGAGAAATCAAAGAGGAAGACAGCGAGGGGATTAGTGATCGTGAATCTCCAGAACAGGCAATTAAAGAAGAATCTGACGGTGAAACTTCAGCTCCTTCCGGTTCTTCCGAAATCCCTGAGAAACGCATCACCAGGAGCAGaattagcagaaaaaaagttcaaagaaaacgtgggagaaagagaaaagcaTCCCTggaggaaaaagaagaagatgtGGATGAAGAAGAGAATCAATCGGAAGTACCGGAAGTTGATGAAGATGGAAGGAAGCGAAAAGACACCCGAAGGTTGCGAGATGAGAAGATtgatgaagaaattcatgCCTTCTTCAAGATGGAATGCGTTCTGTGCAACATCCCGTTTCCGCGCTTTGCAGACGTTCAGGTGCACTTCCGGAAGGAGCATAAGCGTCGTGGGTACGTTGTGTGCTGCGGGAAGAAACTCCTGCGTCCCATGAAGCTCTATGAGCATATGCAGGATCACGTAAATCCCACAAAGCATCAATGCAGCATCTGCCAGAAGTATTACAAATCCGATCAGGGGCTCCGTGTGCACAAGAAGCTGCAGCATACACCCCCAGAGCTCCGGAAGTTCCGTTGTGACAAATGCCCACAGAGTTTTGCCCTAATCTCTGCTCTCACCGCCCATATGATCAGCCACATGGCACCGGAGGAGAAGACGCATAAATGTGATGCCTGCGGGCAAGCCTTTGCACTGAAAACCATCCTCGTGCAGCATGTGCGTCGTGTGCATGAGAATGCATGCGTCAAGGTGTGCGAGATCTGCGCCAAAGTCTTCCGCTCAAAGGATACCTTCGAGAAGCACATGGGGGAGCATATGAACGTTCAACCGAATGTCCCATGCACCATATGCGGGAAGCTGTTCAAGCATCGTCTAGCCATGCAGCGACATCGCTACCGGCACAACACTTCCGGTTCCCTCGAATGTCCCATCTGTCAGCGTGTTGCGGCAAATCGACAAGCGCTGCATGAGCACATAAAGCATAATCACCGGGAGCGTAAAACCTTCCAGTGCAGCATATGCGAGAGAATCTTCAAAAGTCGCGTCTCTCTTAAAGAGCATATGGCCTCCCACACGGGACAGGTACTCTATCAATGCCTCTTCTGCCCCAAACAGTTCAACAGCAATGCCAACTACTTCCGACACAATAAAATGTCCCATCCGGTTGAGTGGGAGGCTGAAAAGGAGAAGAGACGTGCTGAGAGGATAAATGCAGAGATGaaggataaataa
- the LOC129795349 gene encoding transcription factor grauzone-like has protein sequence MPFPGVKKEYKEARIICRLCLVKDSTYSDIFDEETAILHVLENLIGIQISPQDNWPKTLCMNCTEKIRAFQELIKVARENERNLREIYGDYQIQDYEEEKISQPERKFSGNSVKDEESDAGANEGFNFDESDCSDSKEEVLEELPRRITRGSCKNIPKIEIKPSRSTRTEREAKIPKKRGRKPKEVEKKIPLLEKEDKEDTDSSKEAKHPEEDVEERTKSTKDRKSRDEKIDEEIHAFFKMECVLCNIPFPRFTDVQVHFRKEHKRRGYVVCCGKKLNRPMKLHEHMNVHVNPTKHQCPVCEKWYKTHDSMLMHRKLQHTPVEERKFFCKKCPKRFALAHALTAHMITHMPAEEKKHVCSTCGQAFALATILVQHVRRVHENAHVQVCEICAKVFRCKNIFEKHMLEHNNQLKPTIPCTVCGKMFTYLVAMQRHRRRHNTSGSLECPICQRVAANQQALQEHIKNNHRERKSFQCGLCGRNFRSRISLKEHMATHTGQVLYECNYCSKQFNSNANYFHHKKNAHPAEHKAEREKRLAQQVFLKPEVKAD, from the coding sequence ATGCCTTTTCCGGGAGTAAAGAAAGAGTACAAGGAAGCCAGGATCATCTGTCGCCTCTGCCTGGTTAAGGATTCCACatattcagatatttttgatgaGGAAACGGCCATTCTGCACGTCCTGGAGAATCTCATTGGTATTCAAATCTCCCCACAGGATAACTGGCCCAAAACTCTCTGTATGAACTGCACAGAGAAGATCCGGGCATTTCAGGAGCTCATTAAGGTAGCCCGAGAGAATGAGAGGAATCTCAGAGAAATCTATGGAGATTATCAAATCCAGGATTATGAGGAAGAGAAGATAAGTCAAccggaaagaaaattttccgggaaTTCTGTTAAAGATGAAGAAAGTGACGCAGGAGCCAATGAAGGCTTCAATTTTGATGAATCAGATTGTTCAGATTCAAAAGAAGAAGTACTTGAGGAACTTCCAAGGAGAATAACACGAGGAAGCTGCAAGAACatccctaaaattgaaattaaaccGTCCAGATCAACTAGAACGGAAAGAGAGGCAAAGATTCCCAAGAAAAGAGGAAGGAAACCAAAGgaagttgaaaaaaagattcctttgcttgaaaaagaagataaagaagACACTGATAGTTCCAAAGAAGCAAAACATCCGGAAGAGGATGTTGAAGAACGAACCAAGAGTACAAAAGACAGGAAGAGCAGAGATGAGAAGATtgatgaagaaattcatgCCTTCTTCAAGATGGAATGCGTTCTGTGCAACATCCCATTTCCGCGTTTTACAGACGTTCAGGTGCATTTCCGGAAAGAGCATAAGCGTCGTGGGTACGTTGTGTGCTGCGGGAAGAAACTAAATCGCCCCATGAAGCTTCATGAGCATATGAATGTTCATGTAAATCCCACAAAACATCAATGCCCTGTATGTGAGAAGTGGTACAAAACACACGATAGTATGCTTATGCACCGGAAGCTGCAGCATACTCCAGTTGAGGAACGAAAGTTCTTCTGCAAAAAATGCCCAAAACGCTTTGCACTAGCTCATGCACTTACAGCGCATATGATCACGCATATGCCGGCAGAGGAGAAGAAGCACGTGTGCAGCACATGCGGACAAGCATTTGCACTTGCAACAATTCTCGTGCAGCATGTGCGTCGTGTGCATGAAAATGCCCACGTACAGGTTTGCGAGATCTGTGCAAAGGTCTTCCGGTGCAAGAATATCTTCGAGAAGCATATGCTGGAGCACAACAATCAACTCAAACCCACAATTCCGTGCACTGTGTGTGGGAAAATGTTCACCTACCTCGTCGCGATGCAGCGTCACAGGCGTCGGCATAACACTTCCGGCTCACTGGAGTGTCCAATTTGTCAGCGTGTGGCAGCCAATCAGCAGGCACTGCAGGAGCACATTAAGAACAATCACAGAGAGCGCAAAAGCTTCCAGTGTGGCCTCTGTGGGCGTAACTTCCGCAGCAGGATCTCCCTGAAGGAGCACATGGCCACGCATACAGGGCAGGTGCTCTATGAATGCAACTACTGCTCAAAACAGTTCAACAGCAATGCCAACTACTTCCACCACAAGAAGAATGCTCATCCTGCGGAGCATAAAGCTGAGCGTGAGAAGAGATTAGCTCAGCAGGTTTTCCTTAAACCCGAAGTTAAAGCTGattaa